From Parambassis ranga chromosome 9, fParRan2.1, whole genome shotgun sequence, the proteins below share one genomic window:
- the isg15 gene encoding ubiquitin-like protein ISG15, whose amino-acid sequence MELIIVVLDGASHRFTVNPHDTVGSLKAVIQKKLGVLSHRQKLVFDNGHRTILNDDSKPISSYGLQSGSQLSLLVTEAPIQVFLKNEKGQMSTYEITPDETVSSFRNRVEHREKVPASQQQLIHQSRAMTDGKLSDYNVGNHSTIYMTLRLRGG is encoded by the coding sequence ATGGAGTTAATAATCGTTGTGCTGGATGGGGCGTCCCACAGATTCACGGTGAACCCTCATGACACAGTGGGCTCTCTGAAAGCAGTTATCCAAAAGAAGCTAGGAGTCCTATCTCATAGGCAGAAGCTGGTCTTTGATAACGGCCACAGGACCATTCTCAACGACGACTCCAAGCCCATCAGCTCCTACGGCCTGCAGAGCGGTTCACAGCTGTCTCTGCTGGTCACCGAGGCCCCCATCCAGGTGTTCCTGAAAAATGAAAAGGGGCAGATGAGCACGTACGAGATCACACCAGACGAGACTGTGAGCAGCTTCAGAAACAGAGTCGAGCACAGAGAAAAGGTGCCGGcgagccagcagcagctcatccatCAAAGCCGGGCGATGACGGACGGGAAACTGTCAGACTACAACGTGGGGAATCATAGCACCATCTACATGACTCTGCGTCTGAGAGGAGGCTGA
- the pxmp2 gene encoding peroxisomal membrane protein 2 has protein sequence MPVASVPVRDASLHFRLLQQYLVLLKKYPILTKSVTSGILTALGNLLSQTLEARKKAKNGGPVNEIDAAAAARYAIYGFVITGPVSHFFYQLMEVWMPTTDPYCIVKRLLLDRLFFAPGFLLLFYFVMNILEAKGWEDFERKMKRSYWTALKMNWKVWTPFQFINVNFVPVQFRVLFANIVALFWYAYLASVRK, from the exons ATGCCAGTGGCGAGTGTGCCTGTCCGCGACGCATCCTTACACTTCCGCCTGCTCCAGCAGTATCTAGTCCTCCTGAAGAAGTACCCCATCCTCACTAAATCTGTGACCAG TGGCATCCTCACAGCTTTAGGAAATCTTCTGTCTCAGACTTTGGAAGCAAGAAAAAAGGCTAAAAATGGAGGTCCGGTCAATGAGAtcgatgctgctgcagctgcacgcTATGCCATCTATGG GTTTGTAATAACAGGCCCTGTGAGCCATTTCTTTTACCAGCTGATGGAGGTGTGGATGCCCACCACAGACCCCTACTGTATAGTCAAACGTCTACTACTGGACCGGCTCTTTTTTGCTCCTGgctttctgctgcttttctaCTTCGTCATGAACATCCTGGAG GCCAAAGGGTGGGAGGATTTCGAAAGGAAGATGAAAAGAAGCTACTGGACCGCTTTGAAGATGAACTGGAAGGTTTGGACTCCCTTCCAGTTCATAAATGTCAACTTTGTGCCTGTGCAG TTCCGAGTGCTGTTTGCCAACATAGTTGCCTTATTCTGGTACGCCTACCTGGCatctgtgaggaagtga